One genomic segment of Lampris incognitus isolate fLamInc1 chromosome 2, fLamInc1.hap2, whole genome shotgun sequence includes these proteins:
- the arfrp1 gene encoding ADP-ribosylation factor-related protein 1 isoform X2, producing the protein MYTLLSGLYKYMFQKDEYCILILGLDNAGKTTFLEQTKTKFSKNYKGMSLSKITTTVGLNIGTIDVSKARLMFWDLGGQEELQSLWDKYYAESHGVIYVIDSTDEERLSQSKEAFEKMISSETLEGVPLLVLANKQDVENCLSVPDIKTAFSDCAPKIGKRDCLVQPCTALTGDGVHEGIEWMVKCVIRNIHRPPRQKDIT; encoded by the exons ATGTATACGCTGCTATCTGGGTTGTATAAATATATGTTCCAAAAAGACGAATACTGTATCTTGATCCTTGGACTGGATAATGCAGGAAAAACG ACCTTTCTGGAGCAGACTAAAACAAAGTTCAGTAAGAACTACAAGGGAATGAGTTTGTCGAAGATCACCACGACAGTTGGCCTGAATA TTGGCACAATCGATGTAAGCAAGGCCCGTCTAATGTTCTGGGATCTTGGAGGTCAGGAAGAACTTCAGTCATTGTGGGACAAA TACTATGCTGAGTCCCATGGAGTTATCTATGTAATAGATTCCACAGATGAGGAGCGTCTATCACAGTCGAAGGAGGCATTTG AGAAAATGATTAGCAGCGAGACTTTAGAAGGTGTCCCACTCCTTGTACTGGCAAACAAGCAGGATGTAGAG AACTGTTTGTCTGTGCCGGACATCAAAACAGCTTTTAGTGACTGTGCTCCAAAGATCGGAAAGCGAGATTGTCTGGTGCAGCCTTGTACTGCCCTCACAGG GGATGGGGTTCATGAAGGTATTGAGTGGATGGTGAAATGTGTGATCAGGAACATCCACCGGCCACCAAGGCAGAAGGATATTACTTAA